In Maridesulfovibrio sp., the genomic stretch AAAGTGAAGGGTGCGTCTATGATTTTCTGATACAGCTCTTGTGCATTGTCCTGTGCGGCAAAGATACAGCGGTGCGCTTCCGTTGTGCGGCATTTTAGGCAGCCGATGCAGTGCTTGAAATCCATATCTCCGAGCACGATGGTTTCCGCATTACCTCCGGCAGACTTAATCCCTTGCAGAAACAGGTCGGCAGCAAGGTCGCTGTTGCCTTGGCGGTGGTGGCTGCATTTGAATATGACCGGTAGCTGTTCCATCCTAATCCTTTTTTTTGCCTCTGGGGAATTTGGAGCGGAAGACCGCGCGGACGTGGTCTTCCTCCTCAAATATTTCAAGGTCCCATTCGGGAAGTATTTGGAGCTGATGACGCAACTGATCCTCCGTACCTTTATCGACAAGGGCGGTGATCACATCTGTTCGCGCAAAACGGAGATACCAACCTACCTCCAGTCCAACGCCTCAGCACTTATTGCGTACATCAACCAACTTTTCTTCGCTCATTTTTCATTCCCGGCTAAATATGAACGCCGCTGAAGTAAGGATTGTGGTTTATTTCATCTCCCACAGAAGTGGAAGGTCCGTGTCCTGCATAAAGCTCGGTTTCCGCTGGAAGGGTGAATATTTTTTCACGAACAGCAGTAAGCAAATCTTCAGTACATCCATAGGGAAAGTCGGTCCTGCCGATGGAGCGGCGGAAAATCAAATCGCCGACAAAAGCGGATTTCAAGGCCGGGAAATGAAAAGTAAGGCTGCCCGGAGTGTGGCCGGGTGTAGAGTAGATTTTACATTCCAGACCGATCAGTTCCGTTTCACCTTCACCGATGTGCTCGAATTCGAATTCCGGAACTTCGGGATAACCCATGAGACCGCCGCGGCCTACCTGCGTATCCATCAGCACGAGGTCGTCATTTGAAGCATAAATCTGTTTTCCGGTTGCATCAGCAAGGGCTTTATTGCCAAGGGTGTGGTCAAAGTGCAGGTGTGTATTGAGGATGCGCTCCAGTTCGACCCCGGTCTTTTTCAGGAAAGAAAGTACGCGGCTGGGATCTCCCCCCGGATCGATGGCAATAGCTTTATTTCCGTTAACAA encodes the following:
- a CDS encoding MBL fold metallo-hydrolase, whose protein sequence is MEIKIFPLGPLETNCFVIVNGNKAIAIDPGGDPSRVLSFLKKTGVELERILNTHLHFDHTLGNKALADATGKQIYASNDDLVLMDTQVGRGGLMGYPEVPEFEFEHIGEGETELIGLECKIYSTPGHTPGSLTFHFPALKSAFVGDLIFRRSIGRTDFPYGCTEDLLTAVREKIFTLPAETELYAGHGPSTSVGDEINHNPYFSGVHI